One part of the Desulfurella amilsii genome encodes these proteins:
- a CDS encoding carboxymuconolactone decarboxylase family protein, whose amino-acid sequence MNDPVELLNVLNNNLNRFSKDWSKQTSAFFNLMNSVESDGALSSKIKEIIAIGISIAVKCEWCIDYHVKSALDKGATKEEIMEASWVAVLMGGAPALMYTQYVQNALDKFAK is encoded by the coding sequence ATGAACGATCCTGTGGAATTATTAAACGTATTAAATAACAACCTAAACCGATTCTCAAAAGACTGGAGCAAGCAAACATCAGCTTTCTTTAATTTAATGAACTCTGTTGAGTCAGATGGCGCTCTTTCTTCAAAAATCAAAGAAATTATTGCTATTGGCATATCAATTGCAGTAAAATGTGAATGGTGTATAGATTATCATGTGAAATCTGCTCTCGATAAAGGGGCAACCAAAGAGGAAATTATGGAAGCATCATGGGTAGCAGTATTGATGGGTGGTGCGCCTGCACTAATGTATACACAATATGTGCAAAATGCGTTAGACAAATTTGCCAAATAG
- the lipB gene encoding lipoyl(octanoyl) transferase LipB gives MDKCSVCRLGVVEYQKAYQIQRDLVEKKLKEPSRDVLLLLEHPPTITLGKSGKIENIVVEKIVLEKHNIALHFVDRGGDVTYHGPGQLVGYPIIDIEEKNITFHDYIYNLEQTIIDTLSAIGIKSYRRENYRGVWTDSGKIASIGIRVVRKVTMHGFALNVSTNLEHFSFIIPCGLSNERMTSVFEIKQNHIPIDTVMRIYEENFSRIFEYELDYDALLA, from the coding sequence ATGGATAAATGCAGTGTTTGTAGGCTGGGTGTTGTTGAATACCAAAAAGCCTATCAGATCCAGCGTGATCTGGTTGAAAAGAAACTTAAAGAACCCTCTAGGGATGTGCTTTTGCTTTTGGAACACCCCCCTACTATAACACTTGGCAAATCAGGTAAAATAGAAAATATAGTGGTTGAAAAAATTGTATTAGAAAAACACAATATTGCTTTGCATTTTGTTGACAGGGGCGGTGATGTAACATACCATGGTCCAGGGCAGCTTGTAGGATACCCCATTATAGACATTGAAGAAAAAAATATAACCTTTCATGATTACATATACAACCTTGAGCAAACAATAATAGACACTTTATCTGCCATTGGGATAAAATCTTATAGAAGAGAAAACTATAGAGGTGTTTGGACTGACAGTGGAAAAATTGCATCAATAGGAATTAGAGTAGTAAGAAAAGTTACTATGCATGGTTTTGCTTTAAATGTAAGTACTAATTTGGAGCATTTTAGCTTTATAATCCCGTGTGGGCTATCAAATGAGCGCATGACTTCTGTTTTTGAAATAAAACAAAATCATATCCCAATAGATACGGTTATGAGAATCTATGAAGAAAATTTTTCTAGAATTTTTGAATACGAGTTAGATTATGATGCCTTATTGGCTTAA
- the lipA gene encoding lipoyl synthase, with protein sequence MEDIEYMQKILRSFHLHTVCEEAFCPNISECFTSKTATFLIMGRYCTRNCRFCNVVHHKPETINPKESDMIAQATQNLNLKYVVITSVTRDDLPDFGSSCFVNVVEKLKPLNVKIELLIPDFQCKTEYLQLVANSGAQVIGHNIETVKRLYPKARPQADYSSSLNVLKKLKQLNPNLITKSGIMLGFGETQDEVIETINDIVQTGCDILTIGQYLRPSKEHLPVVKFIDPSDFEYYKSIGIKIGFKYVESSVFTRSSYNAENAYDHLESKKT encoded by the coding sequence ATGGAAGATATTGAATATATGCAGAAAATTCTAAGAAGTTTCCACTTACATACAGTGTGTGAAGAAGCATTTTGCCCAAACATAAGCGAATGCTTTACATCAAAAACCGCGACATTTCTTATTATGGGAAGATACTGCACTAGAAACTGCAGATTCTGCAATGTAGTACATCACAAACCAGAAACTATTAATCCCAAAGAATCCGATATGATAGCTCAAGCCACTCAAAATTTAAATTTGAAATATGTTGTGATCACAAGCGTCACAAGAGATGATTTGCCAGACTTTGGGTCATCTTGCTTTGTAAACGTTGTTGAAAAGCTTAAGCCTTTGAATGTTAAAATAGAGCTGCTAATACCGGATTTCCAATGTAAAACCGAATATTTACAATTAGTTGCAAATTCTGGAGCTCAGGTCATTGGGCACAATATAGAAACCGTAAAAAGACTTTATCCTAAAGCTAGACCACAGGCTGACTACAGCAGCTCTTTGAATGTTTTAAAAAAATTGAAGCAGTTAAATCCAAATTTAATAACGAAGTCTGGCATAATGCTTGGATTTGGTGAAACACAAGATGAAGTCATAGAAACAATAAATGACATTGTACAAACAGGATGCGATATTTTAACAATAGGACAATACCTGCGACCATCAAAAGAACACCTTCCTGTGGTAAAATTCATAGATCCATCTGATTTTGAATACTATAAAAGTATTGGCATAAAAATAGGGTTTAAATATGTAGAATCTTCTGTTTTTACAAGAAGCTCCTACAATGCAGAAAACGCTTACGATCACTTAGAGTCCAAAAAGACTTGA
- a CDS encoding sigma-54 interaction domain-containing protein has translation MQKDIKKWKENVLEIIFNKKETNNVVRVLSESLNKLIFVINTEGKVVYINTKAQKYFKLLNYNNNIESFFDIGKDYIHSYLEGKAFSSIKIILKSDAFYIDIAPITLNSEIVGGLIVIYEKNDSVSFETTFQLLNNINKEIELFYAMYYDEIMVTDDKGKIIGVNNPVCEECYNLNEINLINTNVKELEDKGIFKPSITLKVIKEKKHISILQKTQTGKVLMVYGLPVFDSSFKLSKVFSTSKDLTEIYTLKEKLSKTEKLMEKYYLKLKEIKNEQNLFENVIYKSSQMRNLIDLIKRISMVDSHIILNGESGVGKTLFAKIIHKLSNRRNNEFVSINCGAIPENLLESELFGYEKGAFTGAKNEGKTGYIELANNGTLFLDEISELALQMQVKLLKVLDEKSFTRVGGIKPIKSDFRLIAATNKDLEKLTKENKFREDLFYRLNVIQISIPLLRERKDDIPLLVNFFIEKYNKKYNTNKKLDPKVFDVFLEYKWPGNVRELENIIERLVVTIDKNLIEKSDLPSFFFNQDYQTVQIDQILPLKKSIDNLEKQLLGKAYEIHKNTYKVAEVLRISQSSVVRKLKKYRININSNSNL, from the coding sequence ATGCAGAAAGATATTAAAAAGTGGAAAGAAAATGTTTTGGAAATTATTTTTAATAAAAAAGAAACTAATAATGTTGTTCGTGTTTTAAGTGAGTCACTTAATAAATTAATTTTTGTCATAAATACAGAGGGCAAAGTTGTTTATATCAACACTAAAGCTCAAAAATACTTCAAATTATTAAATTACAACAATAATATTGAAAGTTTTTTTGATATAGGCAAAGATTACATACACTCATATCTAGAAGGAAAAGCTTTTTCTTCAATTAAAATAATTCTCAAAAGCGATGCTTTTTATATAGATATAGCCCCCATCACGCTAAATTCTGAAATTGTTGGAGGATTAATTGTAATTTATGAAAAAAACGATAGTGTATCTTTTGAAACTACTTTTCAGTTGTTAAACAATATAAACAAAGAAATAGAGCTATTTTATGCGATGTATTATGACGAGATAATGGTAACTGATGATAAAGGTAAAATTATCGGTGTTAACAATCCGGTTTGTGAAGAATGTTATAATTTAAATGAAATAAATTTAATCAATACTAACGTCAAAGAATTAGAAGATAAAGGAATTTTTAAACCATCTATAACTCTTAAAGTGATCAAAGAGAAAAAACATATTTCTATACTACAAAAAACCCAAACTGGCAAAGTATTGATGGTTTACGGTTTGCCTGTATTTGATAGTAGTTTTAAATTATCGAAAGTGTTTAGCACATCAAAAGATCTTACTGAAATATACACATTAAAAGAAAAACTAAGTAAAACTGAAAAACTAATGGAAAAATACTATTTGAAATTAAAAGAAATAAAAAACGAGCAAAATTTATTCGAAAATGTTATATATAAAAGCTCACAAATGAGAAATTTAATAGACTTAATAAAAAGAATTTCCATGGTTGACTCTCATATTATTTTAAATGGCGAATCTGGAGTAGGAAAAACTCTTTTTGCTAAAATCATTCATAAGTTAAGCAACAGACGAAATAATGAATTTGTTAGTATAAACTGTGGAGCAATACCTGAAAATTTGCTGGAATCTGAGCTTTTTGGCTACGAAAAAGGAGCCTTTACTGGAGCAAAAAATGAAGGTAAAACTGGATATATAGAATTGGCAAACAATGGAACTCTGTTTTTAGATGAAATTAGCGAACTAGCTTTGCAAATGCAAGTGAAACTATTGAAAGTACTCGATGAAAAAAGTTTTACAAGAGTAGGTGGCATAAAGCCTATTAAATCTGACTTTAGACTAATAGCTGCAACCAATAAAGATTTGGAAAAATTAACAAAAGAAAATAAATTTAGAGAAGACTTATTTTATAGGTTAAATGTGATTCAGATAAGTATCCCGTTGTTGCGTGAAAGAAAAGACGACATACCATTGCTTGTAAATTTCTTTATAGAAAAATATAATAAAAAATACAACACAAATAAAAAACTTGACCCTAAAGTGTTTGATGTCTTTTTAGAATATAAATGGCCAGGCAACGTAAGAGAACTGGAAAATATTATAGAGAGACTGGTGGTTACCATAGATAAGAATTTAATAGAAAAATCAGATTTACCCTCCTTTTTTTTCAACCAAGATTATCAAACTGTACAAATTGACCAGATTCTTCCTTTAAAAAAGTCTATAGACAATTTAGAAAAACAGTTATTGGGAAAAGCCTATGAAATTCACAAGAATACCTATAAAGTGGCAGAAGTTTTGAGAATAAGCCAATCTAGCGTTGTAAGAAAATTAAAGAAGTATAGAATAAACATTAATTCAAATTCGAATTTATAA